In the Grimontia kaedaensis genome, one interval contains:
- the thiQ gene encoding thiamine ABC transporter ATP-binding protein, which translates to MLNVNELSYQYQPETLSFSFNAAPGSITAILGPSGAGKSTLLSLLCGLLPPHGGAVTFAGEDFTQKPSYERPLSMLFQEHNLFSHLSAFDNIALGISPKLSLTAKDKASVKEAAAKVGLEGYLNRQPGELSGGQKQRVALARCLVRNRPLLLLDEPFSALDPSLRRDMLLEVQQLAKTTGTTILMVTHHPEDAVTIADRVLFIDDGKVVYHADIEELSAPPEVIKPYLS; encoded by the coding sequence ATGCTGAACGTCAATGAACTCAGTTATCAGTATCAGCCAGAGACGCTCAGTTTCTCCTTCAACGCTGCACCCGGAAGTATCACGGCGATTTTAGGCCCAAGTGGTGCGGGGAAAAGCACCCTACTTTCCTTGCTATGCGGCCTATTGCCACCTCATGGCGGTGCGGTGACCTTTGCTGGTGAAGATTTCACACAAAAACCGTCGTATGAGCGCCCGCTCTCTATGCTGTTTCAGGAGCATAACCTATTTAGTCATTTGAGTGCTTTCGATAACATTGCGCTAGGCATCAGCCCCAAACTCTCTTTGACCGCTAAAGATAAAGCAAGTGTTAAAGAAGCGGCAGCTAAGGTAGGGTTAGAAGGTTACCTAAACCGTCAGCCTGGTGAACTGTCAGGTGGCCAGAAACAGCGGGTGGCATTGGCGAGATGCCTCGTCCGTAACCGCCCTTTGCTCTTGCTGGATGAGCCCTTTTCGGCGCTGGATCCTTCCCTGCGTCGGGATATGCTTCTGGAAGTTCAGCAACTTGCTAAAACAACAGGAACCACCATTTTGATGGTGACCCATCATCCAGAAGATGCCGTCACCATCGCCGATAGAGTGTTGTTTATTGATGATGGAAAAGTGGTTTATCACGCTGATATTGAAGAACTTAGCGCGCCACCAGAAGTCATAAAGCCCTATCTTTCATAA
- a CDS encoding GGDEF domain-containing protein translates to MTVTSIDVLDSVVDITAQTESDTISESLITTVLQLTPANQVLVLDYNAEASPEFMVVACSDIFLFEEEKDAIERVLRNCVIIGENVVEYSKDDNQALLAVPIRYGENNDIHAVVFCKADELKGDEVQLIEGLAKIYENYQKIISASERDGLTGLYNRKVLTTKIDLLLDRFLIQGSSITDDPTHHHWVCIFDVDHFKQINDALGHVFGDEVLLLITAMMKQTFDEEDILFRYGGDEFVVIMHPQPREQMEATVRNFLETVNKRDYGQAKEVSISMGAAAISDQELNAITVLGFADQALYKAKQNGRNQVAFYEDLIASGELKELVPEDDVELF, encoded by the coding sequence GTGACTGTTACCAGTATCGATGTGCTGGACTCGGTGGTCGATATTACAGCCCAGACAGAGTCCGATACCATTTCCGAAAGCCTTATTACGACTGTTTTACAGCTAACACCGGCTAACCAGGTATTGGTGTTGGATTACAATGCAGAAGCAAGTCCGGAGTTCATGGTTGTCGCGTGTTCAGACATCTTCTTGTTCGAAGAAGAGAAAGACGCCATTGAGCGGGTACTTCGCAACTGCGTGATCATTGGTGAGAACGTGGTGGAATACAGTAAGGATGACAATCAAGCCTTGCTCGCCGTCCCCATCCGTTACGGTGAAAACAATGACATCCATGCTGTCGTATTTTGCAAAGCCGACGAGCTCAAAGGCGATGAAGTGCAGCTCATTGAAGGGCTAGCGAAGATCTATGAGAATTACCAGAAGATCATTTCCGCCAGTGAACGTGATGGCCTCACAGGTCTGTACAACCGCAAAGTATTGACGACCAAAATAGACCTGTTACTCGATCGCTTTTTGATTCAGGGCTCCAGCATCACGGATGACCCAACCCATCACCACTGGGTCTGCATATTCGATGTTGACCACTTCAAGCAAATCAACGACGCACTTGGTCACGTATTCGGCGACGAAGTGCTACTTCTCATCACCGCGATGATGAAGCAGACATTTGACGAGGAAGATATCCTGTTCCGCTATGGTGGTGATGAATTTGTAGTGATTATGCATCCCCAGCCTCGTGAACAGATGGAAGCCACGGTGAGAAACTTCTTGGAGACCGTCAACAAACGCGATTATGGTCAAGCTAAGGAAGTGTCCATTTCTATGGGAGCTGCGGCCATCAGTGATCAGGAGCTGAATGCTATCACTGTACTGGGTTTCGCTGACCAAGCTCTCTACAAAGCGAAGCAAAATGGCCGAAACCAAGTTGCCTTCTATGAAGATTTGATAGCCTCTGGTGAACTAAAAGAGCTTGTGCCCGAGGATGATGTCGAATTGTTCTAA
- a CDS encoding transporter substrate-binding domain-containing diguanylate cyclase, which translates to MPSIRQLAALSLTSVLFLFSSFSYAETKKLIITGSSTWQPFSFINRFGEPDGIMVDFWRLYGEANNVDISFELKPWSESLAFIRNTPNVVHGGLGYTGDRAKSLAFSRELPLNHYNVNLFVQKDLPFDDLHALDSALIGTVKESTKHAFLVSRIPEKNIRLFPTFGSLNDAAYRGEVDVFIDDLSTALYDMRHTGNSGQFTSRQKLYSFPLHFAVNKASKDMIADVERGLDNIHPDDIKAIYEKWLPQNKLHLALPWLNKTAQYLIFIGSMVLLTLGLFLYHRLLKHRTEELKSAVKALKDSKQKLETATQNDPLTGTKTRHQFFTALSDKRFSPSPYVVAVLDIDHLKEVNESYGQDVGDMAIKHLAMQLRIQLSSQTLCARLGGGEFAVLFDLSDSSQAQRKLQQLQKTLQLSLLYIDQQVVPVKFSYGIACYPYDGESGEKMVRIASARMRTNKPSQINFTAGNNDDDLFTEHRWA; encoded by the coding sequence ATGCCCAGTATTCGCCAGCTTGCTGCTCTTTCGCTGACGTCAGTACTTTTTCTGTTTTCTTCCTTCTCTTATGCAGAAACTAAGAAACTGATCATTACGGGCTCTTCGACGTGGCAACCCTTCTCATTTATCAACCGCTTTGGTGAACCTGATGGCATCATGGTCGACTTCTGGCGTCTCTACGGCGAAGCCAACAACGTCGATATCTCGTTTGAGTTAAAACCCTGGAGCGAATCACTCGCCTTCATACGCAACACGCCAAACGTTGTCCATGGCGGCTTGGGCTATACCGGTGATCGTGCTAAATCCCTCGCATTCTCCCGAGAGCTCCCGCTCAACCATTACAATGTGAATTTGTTCGTTCAAAAAGACCTGCCGTTTGATGATTTGCATGCTCTGGATTCAGCCCTCATTGGCACAGTCAAAGAAAGTACCAAACACGCGTTTTTAGTCTCGCGAATTCCAGAGAAAAACATCCGTTTATTCCCGACATTTGGCTCTTTGAATGATGCCGCTTACCGTGGTGAAGTAGATGTGTTTATTGATGATCTCAGTACCGCGCTTTATGACATGCGCCATACTGGCAATAGCGGTCAGTTCACCTCGCGCCAGAAACTTTATTCATTCCCGTTACATTTCGCAGTTAACAAAGCTTCAAAAGACATGATTGCAGATGTTGAGCGTGGATTGGACAACATTCATCCGGATGACATCAAAGCCATTTACGAAAAGTGGTTGCCACAAAACAAGTTACATCTCGCTTTACCCTGGCTAAACAAAACGGCACAGTACCTGATTTTTATTGGCTCCATGGTGTTGCTGACATTGGGTCTTTTCCTTTATCACCGCCTTCTCAAGCACCGAACAGAAGAGCTGAAATCCGCGGTAAAAGCCTTAAAAGACTCGAAGCAGAAACTGGAAACCGCAACACAAAATGACCCGCTGACTGGCACCAAAACCCGTCATCAGTTTTTCACAGCGTTGAGCGATAAGCGCTTTTCACCATCGCCTTACGTGGTGGCAGTGCTGGATATTGATCATCTCAAGGAAGTCAACGAGAGCTACGGTCAGGATGTTGGCGATATGGCAATCAAACACCTTGCCATGCAGTTACGCATCCAACTCTCCAGCCAAACACTTTGCGCTCGTTTGGGCGGGGGAGAATTTGCTGTCCTGTTTGATTTAAGTGACAGCAGTCAGGCTCAACGTAAGTTGCAACAGTTGCAGAAAACGCTTCAGCTCAGCCTGCTTTACATCGACCAGCAAGTCGTACCCGTCAAGTTCAGCTATGGGATTGCCTGTTATCCCTACGATGGTGAAAGTGGAGAAAAGATGGTGCGTATAGCTTCGGCACGCATGCGCACCAATAAACCGTCACAAATTAACTTTACGGCGGGGAACAATGACGACGATTTATTTACTGAGCATCGCTGGGCATAG
- a CDS encoding PhoH family protein — translation MGDADRKFFVLDTNILLHEPFAIYSFQEHDVIIPMTVLEELDRIKDSKRDVSRDARVAIRALEDIFKDATPDQIAEGIIVGKEGSTGTVSIFADYEIKETVQAFADKAGDNRILNAVLHLQAKRSPRTVVLVTKDINMRLRAKGAGVLFVEDYRTDQLIDDVSLLTKGFQVFEGGFWDKVGQVETENSGRTTLHTLPRELADTTFVNQYLLDEGDDFAGRVVGLTDTEMTIKDISRERLMHREAWGVRPKNIYQGMAMDALLDPNVDLVILTGPAGCGKTILAMAAALEQVVEKGMYDKIIVTRNTPEIAESIGFLPGTEEEKMLPWLGAVTDTLEALHKNDECADGSMRYIMDKANIQFKSINFMRGRSIQNAFVILDECQNLTASQLKTIITRCGEGTKIVCSGNLAQIDSPYLTPVTSGLTYIVERFKNFEGSACVYLNGVVRSRLAEFAEENL, via the coding sequence ATGGGCGATGCCGATCGGAAATTCTTTGTGCTGGACACCAATATCCTGCTTCATGAACCTTTCGCCATCTATTCCTTTCAAGAACATGACGTGATCATTCCCATGACCGTCCTCGAAGAACTCGACCGGATCAAAGACAGCAAGCGGGACGTCTCCCGTGACGCACGTGTCGCGATTCGTGCCCTCGAAGATATCTTTAAAGACGCCACCCCAGACCAAATTGCTGAAGGCATTATTGTCGGCAAAGAAGGCAGCACGGGAACCGTCTCCATATTTGCAGACTACGAAATTAAAGAAACCGTTCAGGCGTTTGCCGACAAGGCGGGGGATAACCGTATTCTGAATGCGGTCCTTCATCTGCAGGCAAAACGCTCGCCAAGGACCGTGGTACTGGTCACCAAAGATATCAACATGCGACTGCGTGCGAAAGGAGCTGGCGTACTGTTTGTTGAAGATTACCGTACCGACCAGCTGATTGACGATGTCAGCTTGCTGACCAAAGGCTTCCAGGTCTTTGAAGGCGGCTTTTGGGACAAGGTCGGTCAGGTAGAAACGGAAAATAGCGGTCGCACCACCTTACACACTTTGCCACGTGAACTCGCCGACACCACCTTCGTGAATCAGTACCTGCTTGACGAAGGCGACGACTTTGCCGGACGTGTCGTGGGGTTAACTGATACGGAAATGACCATTAAGGACATCAGCCGTGAACGTTTGATGCACCGTGAAGCCTGGGGAGTTCGCCCGAAAAATATCTATCAAGGAATGGCAATGGATGCATTGCTCGACCCGAATGTGGATCTGGTTATCCTCACTGGCCCTGCAGGCTGTGGTAAAACCATCCTGGCAATGGCAGCAGCGCTTGAGCAGGTGGTCGAAAAGGGCATGTATGACAAGATCATCGTGACTCGTAACACGCCGGAAATTGCTGAATCCATCGGTTTCCTTCCTGGCACCGAAGAAGAGAAAATGCTGCCCTGGTTAGGTGCAGTGACCGATACGTTGGAAGCGTTGCACAAAAATGACGAGTGTGCAGACGGCTCGATGCGTTACATCATGGATAAGGCCAATATCCAGTTTAAATCCATCAACTTTATGCGTGGCCGCTCTATCCAGAATGCCTTTGTGATTTTGGATGAGTGTCAGAACCTTACCGCATCACAGTTGAAGACCATCATCACCCGTTGTGGTGAAGGAACGAAAATTGTTTGCTCCGGTAACCTGGCGCAAATAGATAGTCCATACCTGACCCCTGTGACTTCAGGGCTGACGTACATTGTGGAAAGATTTAAGAACTTTGAAGGCAGTGCCTGCGTTTACCTCAATGGTGTGGTGCGCAGCCGTCTCGCAGAGTTTGCTGAAGAAAACCTCTAA